Proteins from a single region of Bacillus sp. (in: firmicutes):
- a CDS encoding chemotaxis protein CheA, which produces MDTNQYLEMFIDESKEHLQAINENLLALENDPGDINIVNEIFRSAHTLKGMSATMGYEDLANLTHKMENVLDAIRNNKVTVNSDILDVVFASVDDLEAMVNDIASGGDGKRDVTEVVSKLLLIEKGEDPKAANRNAVQEDPTPSKNGGLDSMGELDQFELTVLEQSKEQGFNSYQITVKLRDDCLLRGARVFMVFEILEQIGEVIKANPSVEDLEEERFDYEFSVILVSRESAEDIEKRIMKVSEIERVDAEEFSIEEYRQNQKNLNKEIQMDNRDDQDANGSQASDESDKKSENGKEKSKGQNVSNKTIRVNIERLDILMNLFEELVIDRGRLEQISNDLNNPELHETVERMSRISGDLQNIILNMRMVPVEQVFNRFPRMVRQLARDLKKKIHLDIIGAETELDRTVIDEIGDPLVHLIRNAIDHGVETPEERRAKGKQEEGWVVLKAYHSGNHVFIEIEDDGAGINRDKVLKKAIERGVVTAEMGANMTDKQVYELILASGFSTADKISDVSGRGVGLDVVKNTIESLSGSVSIDSKYGEGSIFSIQLPLTLSIISVMLVEIQEEKYAIPLSSIIETAIIKKEDILNAHNQKVIDFRGKVVPLVFLKDIFEVPTVGEEDGLLSVVIVRKGDKMAGLVVDSFIGQQEIVLKSLGNYLTSAFAISGATILGNGQVALIIDCNALIK; this is translated from the coding sequence ATGGATACAAACCAATATTTAGAAATGTTTATCGATGAAAGCAAGGAACATTTACAGGCTATAAATGAGAATTTATTAGCTTTAGAAAACGATCCAGGTGACATCAATATTGTTAACGAAATCTTTAGATCCGCCCATACATTAAAAGGAATGTCAGCAACAATGGGGTATGAGGATTTAGCAAATCTAACCCATAAAATGGAGAATGTTCTTGACGCCATTAGAAATAATAAGGTAACAGTCAATTCTGATATTTTAGACGTTGTCTTTGCCTCTGTCGACGACCTTGAAGCAATGGTGAACGATATTGCTAGTGGTGGTGACGGCAAAAGAGATGTAACCGAAGTGGTTAGTAAACTACTTTTAATCGAAAAAGGTGAAGATCCGAAGGCAGCCAACCGAAATGCTGTTCAAGAAGATCCGACGCCTTCGAAAAACGGTGGGCTTGACTCAATGGGGGAATTAGATCAGTTTGAATTGACTGTTTTGGAACAGTCTAAGGAACAAGGCTTTAATAGTTATCAAATAACTGTAAAGTTAAGGGATGATTGCTTACTCAGAGGTGCCCGCGTTTTTATGGTGTTTGAAATATTAGAACAAATAGGGGAGGTTATTAAGGCCAATCCTTCTGTTGAAGACCTTGAGGAAGAAAGATTTGACTATGAATTCTCCGTCATCCTCGTTTCTAGAGAAAGTGCGGAAGACATTGAAAAACGCATTATGAAAGTTTCAGAGATTGAAAGAGTAGATGCTGAAGAATTTTCAATTGAAGAGTATAGACAAAATCAAAAAAATCTAAATAAAGAAATCCAAATGGATAACAGAGATGACCAGGATGCGAATGGTTCACAAGCTAGCGATGAGTCTGACAAAAAAAGTGAGAATGGCAAAGAAAAATCAAAAGGGCAAAATGTCTCTAACAAAACAATCCGCGTTAATATTGAGCGCTTAGATATTTTAATGAATTTATTTGAAGAGCTTGTGATTGATAGAGGACGTCTTGAACAAATTTCCAATGATTTAAATAATCCAGAGCTTCATGAAACAGTGGAGAGAATGTCACGCATTTCAGGAGATCTGCAAAATATTATTTTAAATATGCGAATGGTTCCGGTTGAACAAGTATTTAACCGTTTTCCGCGCATGGTAAGACAGCTTGCTCGTGATTTAAAGAAAAAAATTCATTTAGATATTATCGGTGCGGAAACAGAATTAGACCGGACGGTTATTGATGAAATTGGTGACCCACTTGTTCATTTAATCCGAAATGCTATTGATCACGGGGTTGAAACCCCTGAAGAACGTCGCGCAAAAGGAAAGCAAGAAGAAGGTTGGGTTGTCTTAAAAGCCTATCATAGTGGAAATCATGTGTTTATTGAAATTGAAGATGATGGGGCTGGCATTAATCGTGACAAAGTCTTGAAAAAGGCAATTGAAAGAGGTGTTGTCACAGCTGAAATGGGAGCTAATATGACCGATAAGCAAGTGTACGAGCTTATTTTGGCCTCTGGTTTTTCTACAGCAGATAAGATTTCTGATGTTTCCGGACGGGGTGTTGGTCTAGATGTTGTTAAAAACACGATTGAATCACTTAGCGGTTCAGTTTCTATTGATTCAAAGTATGGGGAAGGCTCTATTTTTTCAATTCAACTACCATTAACATTATCAATTATCTCTGTCATGCTAGTAGAAATTCAAGAGGAAAAATATGCCATTCCTTTATCGTCAATTATTGAAACGGCTATTATAAAAAAAGAGGACATTTTAAATGCCCATAATCAAAAGGTGATTGATTTCAGAGGAAAGGTCGTACCTTTAGTATTTTTAAAGGATATCTTTGAAGTACCAACTGTCGGGGAAGAGGACGGCCTTTTATCTGTTGTTATCGTTCGTAAAGGGGACAAAATGGCTGGACTTGTTGTCGATTCTTTCATAGGTCAACAAGAAATTGTCTTAAAGTCACTAGGGAATTATTTAACATCCGCATTTGCAATATCTGGCGCCACAATCCTTGGAAATGGACAAGTTGCTTTAATTATTGATTGCAATGCTTTAATAAAATAG
- a CDS encoding purine-binding chemotaxis protein CheW, which produces MSTTTLTDLKVIVFQLKDEEYGIPVQQVQSIERMMHITRVPKVAKFVKGVMNLRGVVTPIIDLRNRFGIEEAEYSESTRIIIVGVGDMEVGLIVDAANDVVDIPEEAIEPPPEVVGSIEVEYLNGVAKLDKRLLILLNLEKVLNTEGMKDFKHIEV; this is translated from the coding sequence ATGTCTACTACTACTTTAACCGACCTGAAAGTCATCGTTTTTCAATTAAAAGATGAAGAATACGGCATTCCGGTTCAACAGGTTCAATCAATCGAGCGAATGATGCATATTACCCGCGTACCTAAGGTTGCCAAATTCGTAAAAGGCGTTATGAATTTACGTGGTGTCGTCACACCGATTATTGATTTACGGAACCGATTTGGAATCGAGGAAGCTGAGTACTCTGAAAGCACACGAATCATTATTGTTGGTGTAGGAGATATGGAAGTTGGTTTAATTGTAGATGCTGCTAATGATGTTGTTGATATCCCTGAAGAAGCTATTGAGCCTCCGCCGGAAGTAGTAGGCTCTATTGAAGTGGAATATTTAAATGGTGTAGCAAAGCTTGATAAAAGGCTATTAATCTTATTGAATCTAGAAAAAGTTTTAAATACAGAAGGCATGAAGGACTTTAAGCATATTGAGGTTTAA
- a CDS encoding chemotaxis protein CheC gives MSFIKHIRSHHLDILKEVGNIGAGNAATALSKILGKKIDMNVPNVRIVSFDEMMDLVGGSEKVIASVFLRIEGDAPGSIYFMLPLEQARKYIKQMTGEENFSFENPPYSELSVSALQELGNILSGSYLSALSDFTKLDFYPSVPALGIDMVGAILSYGLMEVSQESDFVIVIDTAVSEDDDFTHASVRGHFFLLLDPGSFEKIFSALGVPVDE, from the coding sequence ATGTCATTTATTAAACATATTAGAAGTCACCATTTAGATATTCTTAAAGAAGTAGGGAATATTGGCGCTGGGAATGCAGCAACGGCTCTTTCAAAAATACTTGGAAAAAAAATAGACATGAACGTACCTAACGTAAGAATTGTATCGTTTGATGAAATGATGGATTTGGTCGGTGGATCAGAAAAAGTCATTGCCTCTGTTTTTCTTAGAATTGAGGGTGATGCACCTGGTAGTATTTATTTTATGCTCCCACTTGAACAAGCAAGAAAGTATATTAAACAAATGACGGGGGAAGAAAACTTCTCTTTTGAGAATCCTCCTTATTCCGAACTATCTGTTTCTGCTTTACAAGAGCTTGGAAACATTCTTTCAGGCTCTTATTTATCAGCTTTGTCTGATTTTACAAAGTTGGATTTCTATCCTTCTGTTCCTGCTTTAGGAATTGATATGGTTGGGGCAATCCTTAGCTACGGGTTAATGGAAGTATCACAAGAGAGTGATTTTGTAATTGTGATTGATACGGCTGTCAGTGAAGACGATGACTTCACTCATGCTAGTGTAAGGGGGCATTTTTTCCTTTTGCTAGACCCTGGATCATTTGAAAAAATATTTAGTGCGTTGGGAGTACCTGTTGATGAATGA
- a CDS encoding chemotaxis protein CheD — MNEIVNIIKVGIADMNIVESPNLIRTSGLGSCVGVVIYDTQKEIAGLAHVMLPDSSLAKGSSINLAKYADTAIEELLNRIQRIGGKQSIFKAKIAGGAQMFQFASQNEMMRIGPRNVEAVKKELQRFRIPIIAEDVGGNSGRTIEFNPSTRLLNIRTVNQGVKDI, encoded by the coding sequence ATGAATGAGATTGTTAATATTATTAAGGTTGGGATTGCGGATATGAATATCGTTGAATCCCCAAATCTCATACGCACATCAGGTTTGGGGTCATGTGTTGGAGTGGTCATTTACGATACTCAAAAAGAAATTGCCGGACTTGCACATGTTATGCTTCCTGATTCGTCTTTAGCGAAGGGCTCGTCTATTAACTTAGCTAAGTATGCAGATACTGCTATTGAAGAATTACTTAATAGAATTCAGCGTATAGGTGGTAAACAAAGCATTTTTAAGGCTAAAATTGCCGGTGGAGCGCAAATGTTTCAATTTGCTTCCCAAAATGAAATGATGAGAATCGGTCCTAGAAATGTTGAAGCAGTAAAAAAAGAACTACAGCGTTTTCGCATACCGATTATAGCAGAAGATGTCGGTGGCAACAGTGGCCGCACAATCGAATTTAATCCGAGTACACGCTTGTTGAATATTCGTACAGTAAATCAGGGAGTTAAAGATATTTAA
- a CDS encoding FliA/WhiG family RNA polymerase sigma factor, protein MARLPSNEDQIWQKWINQKDPQAGDSLIRLYMPLVNYHVQRIAVGLPKNVSREDVKSYGLIGLYDALEKFDRSRDLKFDTYASFRIRGAIIDGLRKEDWLPRSLREKNKKIEAVIERLEQKYMRNVTVEEIAREVEMTEEEVSNVITEGFFANILSIDEGNKDVDEKDGQSFSIRDKNTLTPEEHIVREELYNELAETIGELNEKEQLVVSLFYQEELTLTEIGQVLGLSTSRISQIHSKALFKLRHSLTVKRK, encoded by the coding sequence ATGGCGCGATTACCATCAAATGAGGATCAAATATGGCAAAAGTGGATCAATCAAAAGGATCCTCAAGCTGGTGATTCATTAATACGTCTATATATGCCTCTTGTTAATTACCATGTTCAAAGAATTGCCGTCGGTTTACCTAAAAATGTAAGTAGAGAAGATGTAAAAAGCTATGGTCTTATCGGCCTATACGATGCACTCGAAAAATTTGATCGATCAAGGGATTTAAAATTTGATACGTATGCCTCATTCCGAATTAGAGGTGCGATTATAGATGGACTTCGAAAGGAAGATTGGCTACCGCGAAGTTTAAGAGAAAAAAATAAAAAAATCGAAGCTGTGATTGAACGGCTAGAACAAAAATATATGAGGAATGTCACGGTCGAAGAAATAGCTAGAGAAGTTGAGATGACAGAAGAAGAAGTAAGTAATGTTATTACGGAAGGCTTTTTTGCCAATATTTTATCGATTGATGAAGGAAACAAAGATGTTGATGAAAAAGATGGACAGAGCTTTTCGATTCGCGATAAAAATACGCTAACGCCAGAAGAACATATCGTTCGAGAGGAACTATATAACGAGCTTGCAGAAACAATTGGTGAATTAAATGAGAAGGAACAGTTAGTTGTTAGTTTATTTTATCAAGAGGAGCTTACACTAACTGAAATTGGTCAAGTTCTAGGATTATCGACATCAAGGATTTCGCAAATTCATTCAAAAGCACTTTTTAAGCTACGCCATTCATTAACCGTTAAAAGGAAGTGA
- a CDS encoding coupling factor for flagellin transcription and translation: protein MYPLLLVISFILHLLAFFWIILLSMRLKRSNEIETRQKEIQNEIEDLFQSYLLEMKEENEKLLNMIEKSAKTSMDNKESGKNDEQSNHFSNETRPLETYEPPVNLRSKMTQQVYQNINLNKPKISSSVEEATEYVPPVPSGDEEFEESSASQVIRLHEQGRNPTEIAKKLNMGKTEVELLLKFNGQKDN, encoded by the coding sequence ATGTATCCATTATTACTAGTAATAAGTTTTATTTTGCACCTGCTTGCGTTTTTTTGGATTATTTTATTATCAATGCGCTTAAAACGTTCAAATGAGATTGAAACGAGGCAAAAAGAAATACAAAATGAAATAGAAGATTTGTTTCAATCGTATTTGCTTGAAATGAAGGAAGAAAACGAAAAACTGTTGAATATGATTGAAAAATCTGCAAAAACTAGTATGGACAACAAAGAGTCAGGTAAAAATGATGAACAAAGCAATCATTTTTCAAACGAAACACGACCTCTAGAGACATATGAACCACCGGTGAATTTACGTAGTAAAATGACCCAACAAGTTTATCAAAATATAAATTTGAATAAGCCAAAAATCTCATCTTCGGTTGAAGAAGCTACTGAGTATGTACCGCCAGTACCAAGCGGTGATGAAGAGTTCGAAGAATCTTCGGCTTCCCAAGTGATTAGATTACATGAGCAAGGTCGTAATCCAACTGAAATAGCGAAAAAGCTTAATATGGGGAAAACGGAAGTCGAGTTACTACTTAAATTTAATGGTCAAAAGGATAATTAG
- the rpsB gene encoding 30S ribosomal protein S2 — protein sequence MSVISMKQLLEAGVHFGHQTRRWNPKMKRYIFTERNGIYIIDLQKTVKKVEEAFNFMKEVAANGGTILFVGTKKQAQDSVKEEAERSGMYFVNQRWLGGTLTNFETIQKRIARLKEIERMREDGTFDVLPKKEVVNLNKELERLEKFLGGIKEMKEIPDCLFIIDPRKERIAVAEAHKLNIPIVAIVDTNCDPDEIDYVIPGNDDAIRAVKLLTAKMADAIIEAKQGEEVAPVAAE from the coding sequence ATGTCAGTAATTTCAATGAAACAATTATTAGAAGCAGGTGTTCATTTCGGACACCAAACACGTAGATGGAATCCAAAGATGAAGCGTTACATCTTCACTGAGCGTAACGGCATCTACATCATTGATTTGCAAAAAACAGTGAAAAAAGTAGAAGAAGCGTTCAACTTCATGAAGGAAGTAGCTGCAAATGGCGGTACTATTCTTTTTGTAGGTACGAAAAAGCAAGCACAAGATTCTGTTAAAGAAGAAGCAGAACGTAGTGGCATGTACTTTGTAAACCAACGTTGGTTAGGTGGTACATTAACAAACTTTGAAACAATTCAAAAACGTATTGCACGTTTGAAAGAAATTGAAAGAATGCGTGAAGATGGCACATTTGATGTGTTACCTAAAAAAGAAGTTGTTAATCTTAACAAAGAATTAGAACGCCTTGAAAAGTTTTTAGGCGGTATTAAGGAAATGAAAGAAATTCCTGATTGCTTATTCATTATCGACCCACGTAAAGAGCGCATCGCGGTTGCTGAAGCACATAAATTAAACATTCCAATCGTTGCAATCGTTGATACAAACTGTGATCCAGATGAAATTGATTATGTGATTCCAGGTAATGATGATGCAATCCGCGCTGTAAAACTTTTAACTGCAAAAATGGCTGATGCTATTATTGAAGCTAAACAAGGTGAAGAAGTAGCGCCTGTTGCTGCAGAATAA
- a CDS encoding elongation factor Ts, with protein MAVTAQMVKELREKTGAGMLDCKKALTETNGDMEKAIDFLREKGIAKAANKADRIAAEGTTTVLTNGNKAVIVEINAETDFVAKNDAFKQLVSELAEHLLSQQPANLEEALAQSLNGNGPAVEEHINAAIAKIGEKISLRRFQLVDKEDSEAFGVYLHMGGRIGVLTVLAGTNDADVAKDVAMHIAAVNPRYITRDEVSAEETEREKEVLTQQALNEGKPANIVEKMVIGRLGKFFEEICLLDQSFVKDPDQKVGKYVQSKGASVKAFVRYEVGEGMEKRQENFAEEVMNQIKK; from the coding sequence ATGGCAGTTACTGCACAAATGGTAAAAGAGCTTCGTGAAAAAACAGGTGCTGGAATGCTTGATTGTAAAAAAGCACTTACTGAAACAAATGGTGATATGGAAAAGGCAATTGATTTTCTTCGTGAGAAAGGTATTGCAAAAGCTGCTAATAAAGCTGACCGTATTGCTGCAGAAGGAACTACAACAGTTTTAACAAATGGTAATAAAGCTGTTATTGTAGAAATAAATGCTGAAACAGATTTTGTTGCAAAAAATGATGCTTTCAAACAATTAGTATCAGAATTGGCTGAACATTTATTATCACAACAACCTGCTAATTTAGAAGAAGCTTTAGCGCAAAGTTTAAATGGAAATGGTCCAGCAGTAGAAGAGCACATCAATGCTGCAATTGCAAAAATTGGCGAAAAAATTTCTTTACGTCGCTTCCAATTAGTTGATAAAGAAGATAGTGAAGCATTCGGCGTTTACCTACATATGGGAGGACGTATTGGCGTTTTAACAGTTCTTGCTGGTACAAATGATGCTGATGTAGCAAAAGACGTTGCTATGCATATTGCTGCTGTAAATCCACGTTATATTACACGTGATGAAGTTTCGGCAGAAGAAACTGAAAGAGAAAAAGAAGTATTAACACAACAAGCCCTAAATGAAGGAAAGCCTGCTAACATCGTTGAAAAGATGGTTATTGGCCGTTTAGGCAAATTCTTTGAAGAAATTTGCTTGCTTGACCAGTCTTTCGTTAAAGATCCAGATCAAAAAGTTGGCAAATATGTTCAATCAAAGGGTGCATCTGTAAAAGCTTTTGTTCGCTATGAAGTTGGAGAGGGAATGGAAAAGCGTCAAGAAAACTTTGCAGAAGAAGTAATGAACCAAATTAAAAAATAA
- a CDS encoding UMP kinase, which produces MTNPKYKRVVLKLSGEALAGPKGFGIDPAVINSIAKQVKEIAEMNVEVAVVVGGGNIWRGKIGSEMGMDRATADYMGMLATCMNSLALQDSLESMGIETRVQTSIDMRQVAEPYIRRKAIRHLEKKRVVIFAAGTGNPYFSTDTTAALRAAEIEADVILMAKNNVDGVYSADPTVDKNAVKYETLSYLDVIKEGLAVMDSTASSLCMDNDIPLIVFSIMEEGNIKRVVYGENIGTIVKGK; this is translated from the coding sequence ATGACGAATCCAAAATATAAACGTGTCGTATTAAAATTAAGCGGTGAAGCTCTTGCAGGTCCAAAGGGTTTTGGTATCGATCCAGCCGTTATTAACAGCATTGCCAAACAAGTGAAGGAAATTGCCGAAATGAACGTCGAGGTTGCTGTCGTCGTTGGCGGGGGCAATATTTGGCGCGGTAAAATCGGTAGTGAAATGGGCATGGACCGTGCAACGGCGGATTATATGGGGATGCTTGCCACTTGTATGAACTCCTTGGCTTTACAAGATAGTCTTGAAAGTATGGGAATCGAAACTCGTGTGCAAACTTCGATTGACATGCGTCAAGTAGCTGAACCTTATATAAGAAGAAAAGCAATTCGACATTTAGAAAAGAAACGAGTTGTTATATTTGCAGCAGGTACGGGAAATCCTTATTTTTCAACCGATACAACAGCGGCGCTCAGGGCTGCTGAAATTGAAGCTGATGTCATTTTAATGGCAAAAAACAATGTTGATGGTGTCTATAGTGCAGATCCTACTGTTGATAAAAATGCGGTAAAATATGAAACCCTTTCTTATCTTGATGTAATAAAGGAAGGATTAGCTGTTATGGACTCAACTGCTTCTTCCTTATGTATGGATAATGATATTCCACTTATTGTCTTTTCCATCATGGAAGAAGGAAATATTAAACGTGTAGTCTATGGTGAAAATATCGGAACAATTGTAAAGGGGAAATAA
- the frr gene encoding ribosome recycling factor, with the protein MGQTVIKNAKEKMSKAIQAFKRELASVRAGRANPSLLDRIQINYYGAPTPLNQLSSITVPEARLLVIQPYDKSVLNEIEKAILKADLGLNPSNDGSIIRISIPPLTEDRRKSLVKDVKAMAEDAKIAVRNIRRDANDELKKLEKDAQITEDELHGLTDDVQKETDNHVKEIDNITKEKEKEIMEV; encoded by the coding sequence ATGGGACAAACGGTAATTAAAAATGCAAAAGAAAAAATGAGTAAAGCAATTCAAGCATTTAAACGTGAACTTGCTAGTGTTCGGGCAGGAAGGGCAAATCCATCTTTGTTAGATCGAATTCAAATCAATTATTATGGTGCGCCAACGCCGTTAAATCAATTATCTTCCATCACTGTTCCTGAGGCACGTCTTTTAGTGATTCAACCCTATGATAAATCTGTACTAAATGAAATTGAAAAAGCAATTTTGAAGGCTGATCTTGGCCTGAACCCATCAAATGATGGCTCGATTATTCGAATTTCAATCCCACCATTAACAGAAGACCGTCGTAAATCTTTGGTGAAAGATGTAAAAGCGATGGCCGAAGATGCCAAAATTGCTGTTAGAAATATTCGCCGTGACGCGAATGACGAATTGAAAAAGCTTGAAAAGGATGCCCAGATAACAGAAGATGAGCTTCACGGCTTAACTGATGATGTCCAAAAAGAAACAGACAACCATGTAAAAGAAATTGACAATATTACGAAAGAAAAAGAGAAAGAAATAATGGAAGTCTAG
- a CDS encoding isoprenyl transferase: MLDKFSFRRNKIEASASNYSVEHIDLSSVPSHIAIIMDGNGRWAKKRGLPRIAGHHEGMKVVRKIVKASNGIGVKALTLYAFSTENWKRPKPEVEYLMKLPEEFLGSFLPELVEENVQVRVMGNKDQLPQHTLRAINKAIDDTKNNDGLILNFALNYGSRYEIIEGIKQLIKDNNNGKLEIDDVNEELFSNYLMSSDLPDPDLLIRTSGEIRLSNFMLWQLAYSEFWFTDVLWPDFEERHYYEAIIEYQRRARRFGGV, translated from the coding sequence ATGCTCGATAAGTTCTCTTTTAGAAGGAACAAAATAGAAGCTAGCGCTTCAAATTATTCGGTAGAACATATTGATCTTTCTTCCGTACCTAGTCATATTGCAATCATTATGGATGGAAATGGACGTTGGGCAAAAAAAAGAGGGCTACCTCGCATTGCTGGTCACCATGAAGGAATGAAAGTAGTTCGAAAAATTGTTAAGGCTTCTAATGGAATCGGCGTTAAAGCGTTAACTCTTTATGCATTTTCAACTGAAAATTGGAAAAGACCGAAGCCAGAAGTTGAGTATCTTATGAAGCTTCCAGAGGAATTTTTAGGGTCATTTTTACCTGAATTAGTAGAAGAAAATGTTCAAGTGCGTGTGATGGGGAACAAAGACCAACTCCCACAACATACATTAAGAGCGATTAATAAAGCAATCGATGATACGAAGAACAATGATGGACTTATTTTAAACTTTGCCTTAAATTATGGAAGCCGTTATGAAATTATTGAAGGCATTAAGCAGTTAATAAAAGATAACAATAATGGTAAACTAGAAATAGATGACGTTAATGAGGAGTTATTTTCCAATTATCTAATGAGTTCTGATTTACCTGATCCTGACTTATTGATTCGAACAAGCGGGGAAATTCGCTTAAGTAATTTCATGCTATGGCAATTAGCCTATTCAGAATTTTGGTTTACTGACGTACTATGGCCTGACTTCGAGGAAAGACATTATTATGAGGCGATAATAGAATATCAGCGTCGCGCCCGGAGGTTTGGTGGCGTCTAA
- a CDS encoding phosphatidate cytidylyltransferase, with protein MKTRIRTAILAAALFLPLVIIGKTPFVILVYLLGTIALKELLRMKKIKVISIPGLIGFLFLWVLLLPQSFLIEQVGTNFSKIEAALIVVMLLLIYTVVSKNEFTFDDAGFMILSTLYIGVGFYYLIETRVAGLSFVFFALFVIWATDSGAYFIGRAFGKRKLWPEISPNKTVAGFVGGILSALLVGFVFQMISPLHSSMIIVLIITMITSFFGQMGDLVESALKRHYIVKDSGQILPGHGGILDRFDSLLFVLPILHFLQFI; from the coding sequence ATGAAAACAAGAATAAGAACAGCAATATTGGCAGCAGCACTTTTTTTACCACTAGTTATTATTGGAAAAACACCGTTTGTTATATTGGTCTATCTTTTAGGAACGATAGCGTTAAAAGAATTATTGCGGATGAAAAAAATTAAAGTCATATCAATACCCGGTTTGATTGGTTTCCTATTTTTATGGGTTTTATTACTACCACAATCATTTTTAATTGAACAGGTCGGTACTAATTTTTCAAAAATCGAAGCTGCATTAATTGTTGTCATGCTGCTTTTGATTTACACGGTCGTTTCTAAAAATGAATTTACGTTTGATGATGCCGGCTTCATGATCTTGTCAACTTTATATATTGGCGTAGGCTTTTATTATTTAATTGAAACGAGAGTTGCTGGTCTTTCCTTTGTCTTTTTTGCCTTGTTTGTTATTTGGGCGACAGATTCTGGTGCTTATTTTATTGGCAGGGCATTTGGCAAGAGAAAGCTTTGGCCGGAAATTAGCCCAAATAAAACGGTTGCCGGCTTTGTCGGCGGAATTTTATCGGCATTATTAGTAGGATTTGTGTTTCAAATGATTAGTCCATTGCACTCCTCCATGATAATTGTATTGATTATTACGATGATTACTTCTTTTTTTGGTCAGATGGGGGACTTAGTCGAGTCTGCTTTAAAAAGACATTATATTGTCAAAGACTCTGGTCAAATCTTGCCCGGCCATGGGGGGATTTTGGACAGGTTTGATAGTCTTCTTTTCGTATTGCCGATTCTTCACTTTTTGCAATTTATTTAA